The Puniceicoccus vermicola region CCTCGAATTGGATCGGGCTCTTGTAGCCCAGAGAGGAGTGTTTTCTGAATCGGTTGTAGAAAACTTCGATATACTCGAAGGCATTGCTTCGGGCAGTGTCTTCATCGAAGAAGACCTCATCGCCAACTGTTGAGGTCTTATACCGCCCGTAGAAGGATTCCTGGGCGGCGTTGTCGTAGCAGTTCCCCTTGGCGCTCATGCTTTGTTTGATCCCGAAGCTCTCCAACATGTTCTCATAGTCGTAGCTGGCGTAGGTGCTACCCCGGTCGCTGTGGTGAATGAGGCCCTCGGGCAGCTCGCCGCCTCGGGTCAGGACGGCGCACTGCAGAGCCTGGCAAACCAGCTTTGAATCGTTGCGGGAGGAAACGCTCCAACCGATGATCCGCCGACTGTACAGATCCATCACTGTTGCCAGATAACACCAGCCCCGCTGGACGCGCAGGTAGGTCGTATCGGCTACCCAGACCTGATTGCAGTCGTCCGGCTTTCCGAGTTCGCGCAGCAAGTTGGCGCTGTAGCCGAAGTCGTGCTTGCTGTTGGTGCCAAGGGGCTTGAAGCCCTTCGTTTGTCGACCTTCGATCCCCAGCTCCTTCATCAACCGTAACGTCCGGTCGCGGCCACAGCCGAGATCCTCGTCCTTGAGGTGTTCGTGGATTGGGCGGTGGCCGTAGCGTCCACGGGCTTGCCGGTGCAACTCGGTAATCCGTCCCTTGAGAGCCGCAGCGGTTACTATGACTGGCAGGCTCGCGAGCCTGCCAGTCATAGTAACCGCTGCGGCTCAGTCCGAAACACTCGCACAGCTCGTCTACTCCGTAGCGAGCCTTGTGATCCTCTATAAACCGATAGCGCATCACTCGGGGTTGCTGAAGTAGCCCACCGTTTTTTTTAGTATCTCGTTCATCCGCTTTTGCTTGGCCAGCTCCTTGCGGACCTGGGCCAGCTCCTCGGCCATCGCCTTCGGACTCTGTGCACCCTCGGGAGCCTCAGCCTCCAAATCATCCAGGTGCTTCTTCCTCCAGCTATACAGCATCCCCTCGGGAACACCAAGCTGCTCGGATACCTCCTTCACCGGTGTACCTTCAATTATGATCATCTTGACTGCCTCTTTTTTGAACTCGGCAGTGTAGCGGCGCCTCTTCATTCTTTGATTCTCCTTCTAAGAGAATCCCGTGTCCATTTTTATCAGGACACATCACCGATAAATCAGATGGAATTACGACAGAGTTATTAGGCACAAACTCAGATGGTAAAGTTGCTCTTTCGACTTTAATTGTAGTTGTCGCAAGACTGAGATTATTTCCTAACGCACGTGTTCGAATTGATAGAGGTCCAATAAATGTCATATTTTCCACGATTCCA contains the following coding sequences:
- a CDS encoding IS3 family transposase, producing the protein MTGRLASLPVIVTAAALKGRITELHRQARGRYGHRPIHEHLKDEDLGCGRDRTLRLMKELGIEGRQTKGFKPLGTNSKHDFGYSANLLRELGKPDDCNQVWVADTTYLRVQRGWCYLATVMDLYSRRIIGWSVSSRNDSKLVCQALQCAVLTRGGELPEGLIHHSDRGSTYASYDYENMLESFGIKQSMSAKGNCYDNAAQESFYGRYKTSTVGDEVFFDEDTARSNAFEYIEVFYNRFRKHSSLGYKSPIQFEEKIAPPMGGNHTSLPACINYN
- a CDS encoding transposase, which encodes MIIIEGTPVKEVSEQLGVPEGMLYSWRKKHLDDLEAEAPEGAQSPKAMAEELAQVRKELAKQKRMNEILKKTVGYFSNPE